The Fragaria vesca subsp. vesca linkage group LG2, FraVesHawaii_1.0, whole genome shotgun sequence genome includes a window with the following:
- the LOC101307173 gene encoding F-box/FBD/LRR-repeat protein At1g13570-like yields the protein MQREPPKCKVRMKVELDRFSYLPSDVTEKILLLLSTWEVVRTSVLSSKWRYKWAMLPCLVFDEECISYAASHAKFVKIVDHVLLLHIGPLHKVKLHHRNLLGTEDIDRWILHLSRNSIREFIFIFSGWPDYQLPSSLFSCRDMISLELRNCLLKPPSTFMGFESLEKLRLFRVTLSQDEVERLIVCCPLLKVLRLENCSGFTRLKVDAPNLQVFDFGCVFENFCLEHTLNLKVVYIALKEDIDQREASSSSSNLVKFFVQLPRIQILEIRKYFLKYLAVGSSPPMLPKPCLYLHTLVLRMNFSDEDEIITALCVLRSSPALTNLSISARQVEQAVVGEVNSWLHDNQIFLFPELRLVKLNRISGIKAELDFVRLLLSSSPVLERMTIMPAAVHNSSELLKKVIQFKRASVHAEIIYLQK from the exons ATGCAAAGAGAACCCCCAAAGTGCAAAGTGAGAATGAAAGTTGAGTTGGACAGATTTAGCTACTTACCAAGTGATGTTACGGAAAAAATTCTGTTACTTTTGTCGACCTGGGAGGTAGTCAGGACAAGTGTTTTATCGAGCAAGTGGAGGTACAAATGGGCTATGCTTCCATGTCTGGTGTTTGATGAAGAGTGCATCTCGTATGCTGCTAGCCATGCTAAATTTGTGAAAATTGTTGATCATGTGCTTTTGCTTCACATTGGTCCGTTACACAAAGTCAAGCTTCATCATCGAAATCTTCTAGGCACTGAAGATATTGACCGTTGGATTCTTCATCTATCAAGAAATTCTATCAGAGAGTTTATATTTATTTTTTCTGGATGGCCTGACTACCAGTTGCCTTCATCTTTGTTTTCTTGTCGAGATATGATTAGTTTGGAATTACGTAACTGTTTGCTAAAACCTCCCTCCACATTCATGGGATTTGAGAGTTTGGAAAAGCTTAGACTTTTCCGTGTTACATTGAGCCAAGATGAGGTTGAACGTCTGATTGTTTGTTGTCCTCTACTTAAGGTATTGCGTTTGGAAAACTGTAGTGGTTTCACCCGTCTAAAGGTTGATGCACCAAATCTCCAGGTCTTTGACTTTGGCTGTGTTTTTGAGAATTTTTGTCTTGAGCATACATTAAACCTCAAGGTTGTTTATATTGCTTTGAAAGAGGATATTGATCAAAGAGAGGCTTCCAGCAGTTCTAGCAATTTAGTCAAGTTTTTTGTTCAACTGCCTCGCATTCAAATTCTTGAGATTCGTAAATACTTCTTAAAG TATTTGGCTGTTGGTTCCTCTCCACCAATGCTGCCTAAACCGTGTTTATATCTCCACACTCTTGTTTTACGAATGAACTTCAGTGATGAGGATGAGATTATAACTGCTCTATGCGTTCTGAGAAGCTCCCCTGCTCTAACAAACCTATCTATTTCG GCTCGCCAAGTTGAACAGGCTGTTGTAGGAGAAGTAAACTCTTGGTTACATGATAACCAAATTTTCCTATTCCCCGAACTAAGACTTGTAAAGTTAAACCGAATCTCTGGCATCAAAGCTGAACTAGATTTTGTCAGACTTTTGCTTTCTAGTTCCCCTGTGCTTGAGAGAATGACCATTATGCCTGCAGCTGTTCACAATTCTTCAGAACTACTAAAAAAAGTGATTCAATTTAAACGGGCCTCAGTGCATGCAGAGATTATCTACTTGCAAAAATGA
- the LOC101305612 gene encoding serine carboxypeptidase-like 18-like → MGSEASSVCLHVLLLLLLSSFALSVHWPVKSLPGYSGDLPFNFETGYISVDDIEFFYYFVESEGNPAADPVLLYLNGGPGCSGLNGFFYQIGPLKFNISDYTGGLPTLMYEPETWTKTASIIFLDAPVGAGFSYANTTAAWTTTDTGAASQYNDFLRSWIDEHPNFSTNPVYIGSDSYAGMNLPILAQDIINSNEAGVEPIIYLKGMVLSCPHTNTDIETNSKVVFAHRMALISDAMYLSAKTSCNGDYVDTTTAACTESLSAITQCIAEISVTSTLDPDCTFLSPKEDEEKASRRSLRESPIKSPLSLPSSITKKQDFYCHNFPYLLSDVWGNYEGVQEALHVRPGTVKMFFRCNVSLSYTVDTDDAVTYHKNLTDTGLQLLVFSGDHDMVIPHNSIEYWITTLDLTLDTDWRPWFVDGQVAGYTRRYTNDGYRLTYATIKGAGHSPHEYKRKEVFDMFHRWIHYYPL, encoded by the exons ATGGGTTCGGAAGCAAGCTCAGTATGCTTGCATGTCCTGCTTCTACTGCTACTATCCAGCTTTGCACTCTCTGTTCATTGGCCTGTAAAATCTCTGCCTGGCTACTCCGGTGATTTGCCCTTCAACTTTGAAACCGG GTACATTAGTGTGGATGATATCGAGTTCTTCTACTACTTTGTCGAGTCAGAAGGGAACCCTGCAGCTGACCCTGTTTTGCTTTACCTCAATGGAGGTCCTGGTTGTTCAGGTTTAAATGGATTCTTCTACCAAATAG GCCCGTTGAAGTTCAACATTTCAGATTACACCGGGGGCTTACCGACATTGATGTACGAACCAGAAACATGGACAAAG ACGGCTAGTATAATATTTTTGGATGCACCTGTTGGTGCTGGTTTCTCGTACGCCAACACTACTGCGGCTTGGACCACAACAGATACAGGAGCAGCAAGCCAGTACAATGACTTTTTGAGAAGT TGGATAGATGAACACCCGAATTTCAGTACAAATCCGGTCTACATTGGTAGTGATTCATATGCTGGAATGAATCTTCCCATCCTTGCTCAAGATATAATCAACA GCAATGAAGCTGGAGTCGAGCCAATTATATACCTCAAA GGAATGGTACTTAGCTGCCCGCATACGAACACTGATATTGAAACAAATTCCAAAGTAGTTTTCGCCCATAGGATGGCTCTAATATCAGATGCAATGTACTTG TCAGCCAAAACCAGTTGCAATGGGGATTATGTGGATACAACCACTGCAGCATGCACAGAAAGTCTGAGTGCTATAACCCAG TGCATTGCTGAAATAAGTGTAACCAGTACTTTAGATCCTGATTGCACTTTCTTGTCCCCGAAAGAAGATGAAGAAAAAGCCTCCAGAAGATCTCTCAGGGAAAGCCCTATCAAGAGTCCACTAAGCCTACCATCATCAATTACAAAGAAACAAGATTTTTATTGCCAT AATTTCCCTTATTTGCTTTCTGATGTATGGGGAAATTATGAAGGCGTCCAAGAGGCTCTTCATGTTCGACCG GGAACTGTTAAAATGTTTTTTAGGTGCAACGTTAGTCTCTCGTACACTGTAGACACCGATGATGCCGTCACTTATCACAAGAATCTGACCGACACAGGCCTACAATTACTGGTTTTCAG TGGTGACCATGACATGGTTATTCCACATAATAGTATTGAGTACTGGATAACCACACTAGACCTCACACTCGACACCGATTGGCGTCCTTGGTTCGTTGATGGTCAAGTCGCAGG GTACACAAGGAGGTATACAAACGATGGATATCGGTTGACATATGCAACTATTAAG GGAGCTGGTCACTCACCCCACGAGTACAAACGAAAGGAAGTTTTTGACATGTTCCATAGGTGGATCCATTATTATCCTCTCTAA